The Kitasatospora albolonga nucleotide sequence GAGGAGGCCGCCCCCGGCTCCTGGGCACCCGCCCACCGCGAGTCCGCCGGCGGCTCGGCCGAGCTGCGCCGGGTCGCCCACGCCAGCGCCGTCGCCGACGCCCTGCCGACCGCCGTGGCGGGCAGCGGCGCCCCGGGCCCCGACGACCTGCCGCCCGCGCTCGGCTCGGTCCACCGCTTCCCGTTCGGCTCCCCGTGCGCGGCGGCCCTGCGCTCGGGCCATGTCGAGGCGGTCCCCGGCGACGACATGGGGTTCGTGCAGTCGACGCTCGCCGTGCCGATGGTCGCCCACGACACCGTCGTCGGCCTCGTCCAGTTCTCCCGTACGAAGGGGAGCGAGCCCTTCGGGGAGCGCGACCGGGCGCTCGCCACCGAGCTGGCCGCCCGCGCCGCCGTCTGCATCGACAACGCCCGCCTCTACCGCCGCGAGCACGAACGCGCCCTGATCCTCCAGCGCAGCCTGCTGCCCCCGGGCGACCCCGAGGCCGCCGGACTCGACATCGCCTGCCGCTACCTCCCCGGCAACACCGCCACCGAGGTCGGCGGCGACTGGTTCGACGTCATCGAACTCCCCGGCCACCGCACCGCCCTGGTCGTCGGCGACGTCATGGGCCGGGGTCTGCGGGCCGCCGTCGCCATGGGCGAACTCCGCACCGCCGTCCGCACGTTGGCCCTGCTAGACCTGGAACCCGCCGAAGTGCTCTCCGCCCTGGACGAGGTGGCGCGCGGCCTCGGCTCCCCGGGCGGCGGCGAACGCTCCGAAGGGCTCGGCGGCAGCGGGGGAGCCCAGTGGCCCTCCCGTGCCGCGCAGAAGTCCCGCGAGGCGGACCTCTCCGAGGTGTACCTCGCCACCTGCGTCTACGCGGTCTACGACCCGGTCACCCGACGCTGTACGTTCGCCAACGCCGGGCACCTCCCCCCGGCCGTGGTCGAGCCCGGCAGGCCCGCCCGGCTCATCGACGTACCGCCGGGGATGCCGCTGGGGGTGGGCGGCGAACCGTTCGAGGAGGTGGAGGTCGAGCTCGCCGAGAACGCCCTGCTCACCCTCTACACCGACGGGCTCGTCGAATCCCGTGACCAGACCCTCGACGAGGGCCTGGACGCCCTGCGCTCCGTGCTGACCGGACCGCAGATGCCGCTGGAGGACGCCTGCGACTTCGTCCTCTCCACGCTCGACACCCGGCACGGCGAGGACGACATCGCCCTGCTGATGGCCCGTATCCAGGGGCTGCCCGGCGAGGCGGTGGGGGACTGGACGCTGCCGCGCGAACCCCGCTCGGTGGGCCGCGCCCGCGAACTGGCCCGCTCCCAGCTCATGTCCTGGGACCTGGACGACC carries:
- a CDS encoding PAS sensor protein, whose product is MSEIPGTTGDVVWQSSPPGSIYDYIRVASFSIGADGLIEQWSRRAAGLFGMAADEAIGRDPVEAFMPAELRSDGHRRVGEILDGKEWTGLVPFRMPGEGGAHGLAEVYVMPSETAEGERAALCIVVDVRALRRIETDLAASQAIFGQSPFGFVLFGTDFTVVRANQRFATVFGGAAEDHRGRTVDDYLPGPEADRLSATLKRVLETGESVTDLQLVGPTPGETGRRHWSMNLYRVHSGSGRPVGVAGLATDVTRRHIAAREAASARRNLALLNEASARIGNSLDLETTARELLDVAVPGFCDLAAVDLYQGLLTGEEAAPGSWAPAHRESAGGSAELRRVAHASAVADALPTAVAGSGAPGPDDLPPALGSVHRFPFGSPCAAALRSGHVEAVPGDDMGFVQSTLAVPMVAHDTVVGLVQFSRTKGSEPFGERDRALATELAARAAVCIDNARLYRREHERALILQRSLLPPGDPEAAGLDIACRYLPGNTATEVGGDWFDVIELPGHRTALVVGDVMGRGLRAAVAMGELRTAVRTLALLDLEPAEVLSALDEVARGLGSPGGGERSEGLGGSGGAQWPSRAAQKSREADLSEVYLATCVYAVYDPVTRRCTFANAGHLPPAVVEPGRPARLIDVPPGMPLGVGGEPFEEVEVELAENALLTLYTDGLVESRDQTLDEGLDALRSVLTGPQMPLEDACDFVLSTLDTRHGEDDIALLMARIQGLPGEAVGDWTLPREPRSVGRARELARSQLMSWDLDDLVDTTELLVSELVTNALRYGEGEIRLRLLRDRTLVCEVWDAGLVQPRRRRARDTDEGGRGLQLVGLLSAAWGSRRTPRGKTVWFELALPDGAPAAELSVEQLLSMY